One genomic segment of Intestinimonas butyriciproducens includes these proteins:
- a CDS encoding PQQ-binding-like beta-propeller repeat protein, translated as MQTKLNLRKVLALGATLAMLATSALASSTSSWPVYGGNANHNSVVSGAPTSSPTVAEINLLNANSGWDGVDTVPVMETVDGVTYAYVLYDGHAAGSHLAKFNCGTAISNTGSSGDAIYAAAKEWDVQLGSASGFQLSTPVLYGGKVYVATNGGEVYAVDTSNGAKSLVVSVSTGQINTPLTIYDDYLYFGTWVGNGTIEGATAPGRYYQVALNDTDNVQSVSSIAKGFYWAGAVVSGSYIYFGGDGGYLYYRPVGSGFGTTSDTDIQSTSLNLATDTDGASDVGNIRSTVMLDGGKLYFTSQGKYLWCCTIGSSGAPAISWKASLGGTSTSTPTKVGDRIYVGYYSGFSAGGVQCVGASGSHTVATVASGFPVQSSILVQGAGTGTDYLYFNTNSGSGAGYCYSYNGSAGASVWSTRGDTYALGGMACDNGYLVFGNDKNHLYVVK; from the coding sequence ATGCAAACGAAACTGAACCTGAGAAAAGTCCTCGCCCTGGGCGCCACCCTGGCTATGCTGGCCACCAGCGCCCTCGCCTCCTCCACCAGCTCCTGGCCCGTCTACGGCGGGAACGCCAACCACAACAGCGTGGTCAGCGGCGCGCCCACCTCGTCCCCCACAGTCGCAGAAATCAACCTGCTTAACGCGAACAGCGGCTGGGACGGCGTGGACACCGTGCCCGTGATGGAAACCGTGGACGGCGTGACCTACGCCTATGTGCTCTATGACGGACATGCGGCCGGCTCCCACCTGGCAAAATTCAATTGCGGTACGGCGATCAGCAACACTGGGAGCAGCGGCGACGCGATCTATGCCGCCGCAAAGGAATGGGACGTACAGCTTGGGAGCGCCTCCGGCTTCCAGCTCTCCACCCCGGTCCTCTATGGAGGCAAAGTGTATGTGGCCACCAACGGCGGCGAGGTCTACGCCGTGGACACCAGTAACGGCGCAAAATCGCTGGTCGTTTCGGTGAGCACGGGCCAGATCAACACCCCGCTGACCATCTATGACGATTATCTCTACTTCGGCACCTGGGTCGGCAACGGCACCATCGAGGGCGCCACGGCGCCGGGCCGCTACTACCAGGTGGCTCTGAATGACACCGACAACGTACAGTCCGTGTCCTCCATCGCCAAGGGCTTCTACTGGGCCGGGGCCGTGGTGTCCGGCAGCTACATCTACTTCGGCGGCGACGGCGGCTATCTGTACTACCGCCCGGTGGGAAGCGGCTTCGGGACCACCTCCGACACGGATATTCAGAGCACCAGCCTGAACCTGGCTACCGACACGGACGGCGCGTCCGACGTGGGCAACATCCGGTCCACCGTCATGCTGGACGGCGGCAAGCTGTACTTCACCAGCCAGGGCAAATACCTCTGGTGCTGCACCATCGGCAGCAGCGGCGCCCCCGCCATCAGTTGGAAGGCCTCCCTGGGCGGCACCTCCACCTCCACCCCCACCAAGGTGGGCGACCGCATCTACGTGGGCTACTACTCCGGCTTCAGTGCCGGCGGCGTTCAGTGCGTCGGCGCCAGCGGGAGCCATACCGTGGCCACGGTGGCCTCCGGCTTCCCGGTCCAGAGCTCCATCCTGGTCCAGGGCGCCGGCACCGGCACCGACTACCTGTACTTCAACACCAACTCCGGCTCCGGCGCGGGCTACTGCTACAGCTACAACGGCAGCGCCGGCGCTTCGGTGTGGTCCACCAGAGGCGACACCTACGCCCTGGGCGGCATGGCCTGTGACAACGGCTACCTCGTCTTTGGCAACGATAAGAATCACCTGTACGTGGTGAAATAA
- a CDS encoding S-layer homology domain-containing protein — protein sequence MKRRLLSLFLALTLLLSLCAPTAWAQEPTSEQIKFVIDLTGYTGEVDNGLQYRPSGSNSFTPISITPGQKNEFFLSTGDSLSPGNSQLTFTTQTVKEWRVSVTGLDDFENYLLTDDSTGKQTLYYKKTTSVSSNSYQLCSVEGNVFTLHWIPRGVSRIFGEAYWGKGGQTVKITPTFMTSQYSLTAAPDDSVKGSVSATVTGTDVYTLRATPGEGYSFDYWRNGAYDAYPDDPVYQIRENPYTTPALTQDARYTAYFRKSHTPTVSASPAEAGTVSAKQLREDTWRLSASDGEMGYTFQCWNRDGYAQDDPVYRLTNQIVEVTLDGDAAYTAYYAPKQVTGVAITGAGWGGNYGSDAGDLPIYAGTRATVSVQIASNTSIYRLPNSHLAVYAGDQAAVEAGTAALLGQEDSGESGLGSTISVAVWPQGVERITAVAWTDGFEKHYDTMAVKTAAVDALDLTWLSSPQAYRTSAGSAINHPAFTDVAAFVDRQTGQPALYAAGLGGVFKLDYGGKTDLVPMAGLEDLGNGGDNSSYCSYVLGVGGPDAETLTAFVKVAQLNDWGGADRTYELRRYDAAQGSWITVEGSQMPTTVSWPGDDWDYPVLVLDGDDVWTGRAHWDGAEWTNHDYHFTAFFQGEDGAAYATNQDTWAQYSSYRYDDGAWTKLEDLPGALVGASPDGKLLVGLGTWQYGGLWTEGYAVVEDGKTTASYPAVSYSALGGYWTPAGCTVSNQTLAPAAIGFGGDGAVYAAVNILSSGSYLLRAGEAGWQPMDTSEAFDAAGASDAYTRPTAISRITAAAEGVTLFYGTDGAMYLQTADFTITFHSNGGSDVAPVTGQAWSAVSVPRPTRDGYTFAGWYYDNDTFEKPWSETVIPASNLDLYAKWTKSGSVIDPDKDPYHEDRQKALAQLDEALNRMDRKDYSEDNWKTILLEYENGVYAIGVAKPKPVSDDIDDVNQAIYNTIYKALNAAINRMNAVPVQSVGNITVAVSVDANTIGLGYLVRPTLVTVPKYTRASVVLTDLLTANGYRWENTGTIESSFYLAQIKPVDQTDAKPADFLLELKDFTFNEDDKKDKKLGEFDYNSWSGWMYSTGDSDNDDYPSFPGVGASEYRMIDGEVMRWQFTCYGYGADLNADNSAWGTASVVPELGNKSALTWEVAALRKETKDAELEKDENFVKAIAVLENPAATQSEIDAAYQALTGQGGGGSGGGGGSAITTQPSVTVDESGEAKVEISAEDMAAIVERTKEDNAERIIIDPDVDGAPNKITVVLPKESVASIAKDTKAALVVKAGAADVTVPTAALSDLAGRDGKTVSISAETLKDKSGKATGQVRVEVKSGDTVVEQLAGGVTVSLTVSDPTSGTVLMLITDEGAKIIKKSSLDGKTLTAKLDGSCTLMVKDNSKTFSDVPDNYWGKDAIAFVTARELFNGISDDQFAPAAPMTRAMLVTVLHRLEDTPAAKADAAFPDVDAAAWYADAVAWASGNGIVTGTGSGFEPDGQITREQLATILYRYADFLGLDTSAAGALSQFSDGDKVSAWAEEAMQWAVGSGLLTGKGNGTVDPTGNATRAEVAAILQRMVAMMVK from the coding sequence ATGAAAAGGCGACTGCTGTCCCTGTTCCTGGCCCTGACCCTGCTCCTGTCCCTGTGCGCCCCCACCGCCTGGGCCCAGGAGCCTACAAGCGAGCAAATCAAGTTTGTCATCGACCTGACCGGCTATACCGGTGAGGTCGACAATGGACTTCAATATAGGCCCTCTGGTTCGAACTCATTTACTCCGATCTCCATCACCCCCGGCCAGAAAAACGAATTCTTTCTGTCGACCGGGGATAGTCTTTCTCCTGGTAATTCGCAACTCACCTTTACCACCCAGACAGTGAAGGAGTGGCGTGTGTCTGTCACCGGCCTGGATGACTTCGAAAACTATCTGCTGACGGATGATTCGACAGGCAAACAGACTCTGTATTATAAAAAGACGACATCCGTATCATCTAATTCCTATCAACTCTGTAGTGTCGAGGGCAACGTCTTCACTCTCCACTGGATCCCTCGCGGTGTATCAAGAATATTTGGGGAAGCCTATTGGGGTAAGGGCGGCCAGACCGTCAAGATCACCCCCACCTTTATGACGAGCCAATATTCTCTCACCGCAGCGCCCGATGACTCGGTCAAGGGCTCTGTCTCCGCCACCGTTACGGGAACCGACGTCTATACCCTCCGGGCCACGCCCGGCGAGGGGTACTCCTTTGACTACTGGCGGAACGGAGCCTACGACGCATATCCCGACGACCCGGTGTATCAGATCCGGGAGAACCCCTATACCACCCCGGCGCTGACCCAGGATGCGCGCTACACCGCCTATTTCCGGAAGAGCCATACTCCCACCGTGTCCGCCTCCCCGGCGGAGGCGGGGACCGTGTCGGCGAAGCAGTTGCGCGAAGACACCTGGAGGCTGTCCGCCTCCGACGGCGAAATGGGCTATACCTTCCAGTGCTGGAACCGGGACGGCTATGCCCAGGACGACCCGGTGTACCGGCTGACCAACCAGATAGTGGAGGTGACCCTGGACGGGGACGCGGCCTACACCGCCTATTACGCTCCCAAGCAGGTCACCGGCGTGGCCATCACAGGGGCCGGCTGGGGGGGGAACTATGGCTCCGACGCCGGGGACCTCCCCATCTATGCGGGGACCCGCGCCACCGTGTCTGTCCAGATCGCGAGCAACACTTCTATTTATCGTTTGCCAAACAGCCATTTGGCGGTGTACGCCGGGGATCAGGCCGCCGTGGAGGCCGGGACCGCCGCCCTCCTGGGCCAGGAGGACAGCGGAGAGTCTGGGCTGGGCAGTACCATTTCCGTGGCGGTGTGGCCCCAGGGGGTGGAGCGGATCACCGCCGTGGCCTGGACCGACGGGTTTGAAAAGCACTATGACACCATGGCCGTGAAGACCGCCGCTGTGGACGCGCTGGACCTCACCTGGCTCTCCTCCCCCCAGGCGTACCGCACCTCCGCCGGCTCCGCCATCAACCACCCCGCCTTCACTGATGTGGCGGCCTTCGTGGACCGGCAGACCGGGCAGCCCGCCCTCTACGCCGCCGGTCTCGGCGGCGTGTTCAAGCTGGACTACGGCGGCAAGACCGACCTGGTCCCCATGGCCGGCCTGGAGGACCTGGGCAACGGCGGGGACAACTCCTCCTACTGCTCCTACGTCCTGGGAGTGGGGGGGCCCGACGCGGAGACCCTGACCGCCTTTGTGAAGGTGGCGCAGCTCAACGATTGGGGCGGTGCCGACCGCACCTATGAGCTGCGCCGGTACGACGCCGCCCAGGGAAGCTGGATCACGGTGGAGGGCTCCCAGATGCCCACCACGGTGAGCTGGCCCGGCGACGACTGGGACTACCCCGTCCTGGTGCTGGACGGGGACGACGTGTGGACCGGGCGCGCCCACTGGGACGGCGCCGAATGGACGAACCACGACTACCACTTCACCGCCTTCTTCCAGGGGGAGGACGGCGCCGCCTATGCCACCAACCAAGATACATGGGCTCAGTATTCCTCCTACCGCTATGACGACGGCGCCTGGACCAAGCTGGAGGACCTGCCCGGCGCCCTGGTCGGCGCCTCCCCCGACGGGAAGCTGCTGGTGGGTCTGGGGACCTGGCAGTATGGCGGCTTGTGGACGGAGGGCTACGCCGTGGTGGAGGACGGCAAGACCACCGCCTCCTACCCCGCCGTGAGCTACTCCGCCCTGGGCGGCTACTGGACCCCTGCCGGCTGCACCGTCTCCAACCAAACCCTCGCCCCTGCGGCCATCGGCTTCGGCGGGGACGGCGCGGTGTACGCCGCCGTGAACATACTCTCGAGCGGCAGCTACCTCCTCCGGGCCGGTGAAGCCGGCTGGCAGCCCATGGACACCTCGGAGGCCTTCGACGCGGCGGGCGCCTCGGACGCGTATACCCGCCCCACCGCCATCAGCCGGATCACCGCCGCCGCCGAGGGCGTGACCCTCTTCTACGGCACCGACGGCGCGATGTATCTCCAGACCGCCGATTTCACCATCACCTTCCACTCCAACGGCGGCAGCGATGTGGCCCCCGTGACGGGCCAGGCGTGGAGCGCCGTCTCCGTGCCCAGGCCCACCCGCGATGGGTACACCTTCGCCGGGTGGTACTATGACAACGACACCTTTGAAAAGCCCTGGAGCGAGACGGTCATCCCCGCCTCCAACCTGGACCTCTACGCCAAGTGGACCAAGAGCGGCAGCGTGATCGACCCCGACAAGGACCCCTATCACGAGGACCGCCAGAAGGCCCTGGCCCAGTTGGATGAGGCCCTGAACCGTATGGACCGGAAGGACTACAGCGAGGACAACTGGAAGACCATCCTCCTGGAGTATGAAAACGGCGTATACGCCATCGGCGTCGCCAAGCCCAAGCCCGTCAGCGACGACATCGACGACGTCAACCAGGCCATCTACAACACCATCTATAAGGCCCTCAACGCCGCCATCAACCGCATGAACGCCGTGCCCGTGCAGTCCGTGGGGAACATCACCGTGGCCGTCTCCGTGGACGCCAACACCATCGGCCTGGGCTATCTGGTCCGGCCCACCCTGGTGACGGTGCCCAAGTACACCCGCGCCTCCGTGGTGCTCACCGACCTCCTCACCGCAAACGGCTACCGCTGGGAGAACACCGGCACCATCGAAAGCAGCTTCTATCTGGCACAGATCAAGCCCGTGGATCAGACCGACGCCAAGCCCGCCGACTTCCTGCTGGAGCTCAAGGACTTCACCTTCAACGAGGACGACAAGAAGGACAAGAAGCTGGGCGAGTTCGACTACAACAGTTGGTCCGGCTGGATGTACTCCACCGGCGACAGCGACAACGACGATTACCCCTCCTTCCCCGGCGTGGGCGCTTCCGAATACCGGATGATCGACGGCGAGGTCATGCGCTGGCAGTTCACCTGCTACGGCTACGGCGCGGACCTCAACGCGGACAACTCCGCCTGGGGCACCGCCAGCGTGGTCCCCGAGCTGGGCAACAAGAGCGCGCTCACCTGGGAGGTGGCCGCCCTCCGCAAGGAGACCAAGGACGCCGAGCTGGAGAAGGATGAGAACTTCGTCAAGGCCATCGCGGTCCTGGAGAACCCCGCCGCCACCCAGAGCGAGATCGACGCGGCCTATCAGGCCCTCACCGGCCAGGGCGGAGGAGGCTCCGGCGGCGGAGGAGGCTCCGCCATCACCACCCAGCCCTCGGTCACCGTGGACGAAAGCGGCGAGGCCAAGGTGGAGATAAGCGCCGAGGATATGGCCGCCATCGTGGAGCGCACCAAGGAGGACAACGCCGAGCGCATCATCATCGATCCCGACGTGGACGGCGCCCCCAACAAGATCACCGTGGTCCTGCCCAAGGAGTCCGTGGCCTCCATCGCCAAGGACACCAAGGCCGCCCTGGTGGTCAAGGCCGGCGCCGCAGACGTCACCGTTCCCACCGCCGCCCTCTCCGATCTGGCGGGCCGGGACGGCAAGACCGTCTCCATCTCCGCCGAGACCCTCAAGGATAAAAGCGGCAAGGCCACCGGACAGGTCCGCGTGGAGGTCAAGTCCGGCGACACCGTGGTGGAGCAGCTCGCGGGAGGCGTCACCGTCTCCCTCACCGTGTCCGATCCCACCTCCGGGACCGTGCTCATGCTCATCACCGACGAGGGCGCCAAAATTATCAAAAAGTCCAGCCTGGACGGCAAGACCCTCACAGCCAAGCTGGACGGCTCCTGCACCCTCATGGTCAAGGACAACAGCAAGACCTTCTCCGACGTGCCCGACAACTACTGGGGCAAGGACGCCATCGCCTTCGTCACCGCCCGGGAGCTCTTCAACGGGATCAGCGACGACCAGTTCGCCCCCGCCGCGCCCATGACCCGCGCCATGCTGGTCACGGTGCTCCACCGCCTGGAGGACACGCCCGCCGCCAAGGCCGACGCCGCCTTCCCCGATGTGGACGCCGCCGCCTGGTATGCCGACGCGGTGGCCTGGGCCAGCGGGAACGGCATCGTCACCGGCACCGGCTCCGGCTTCGAGCCCGACGGGCAGATCACCCGTGAGCAGCTCGCCACCATCCTCTACCGCTACGCCGACTTCCTGGGTCTGGATACCTCCGCCGCCGGTGCGCTCTCCCAGTTCTCCGACGGAGACAAGGTTTCCGCCTGGGCCGAGGAGGCCATGCAGTGGGCGGTAGGCTCCGGTCTGCTCACCGGCAAGGGCAACGGCACCGTTGATCCCACCGGAAACGCCACCCGCGCCGAGGTGGCCGCCATCCTTCAGCGCATGGTCGCCATGATGGTGAAGTAA
- a CDS encoding homing endonuclease associated repeat-containing protein translates to MTNLEEKKRRLAQLAAACTDPSETESEASEEELDEYSLQTAAGKLLYESFTDEELLNVVRKTAEQLGHSPAQREVFWVYRCYLKRRFEKWPYALQKAGLSKAAGRGGTSMARMEAERKHHRELLELVRERGIQLGRIPHPKDFQDELGDLAKYYQTWNQVLTAAGIHWEDTVHPIGDLEPEYRAMLEKLLEQARALGRAPLRSEVEEPLRKKLIARCGSWRNTLYQIGLEPVAHITPFSGTVLSNTNKGTKRHRTVLHECYYKVLNLDERAKRELEEVRRLAEKLGRPPKRKEAPEALRKDLQKWCGSWSNTLFQLGLQPEKKKTFQGTKEPRE, encoded by the coding sequence ATGACCAACTTGGAAGAGAAAAAGAGGCGGCTTGCGCAGCTTGCGGCGGCGTGTACCGACCCGTCCGAGACAGAAAGCGAGGCGTCTGAGGAGGAACTTGACGAATACTCTCTCCAGACAGCGGCGGGGAAGCTGCTCTATGAGAGTTTTACAGATGAGGAACTTTTGAATGTGGTGCGGAAAACGGCGGAACAGCTGGGCCACTCTCCCGCCCAACGGGAGGTCTTTTGGGTCTACCGGTGCTATTTGAAACGGCGGTTTGAAAAGTGGCCCTATGCCCTTCAAAAGGCAGGTCTGAGCAAAGCGGCCGGGAGAGGCGGCACATCGATGGCCAGGATGGAGGCGGAGCGCAAGCACCACCGGGAACTGCTGGAGCTGGTGCGGGAGCGGGGCATCCAATTGGGGCGCATTCCCCATCCAAAGGACTTTCAGGACGAGTTGGGAGACCTGGCGAAGTATTATCAGACCTGGAATCAGGTCCTCACCGCGGCGGGCATCCATTGGGAGGATACCGTGCACCCCATCGGGGACCTGGAGCCGGAGTACCGCGCGATGCTGGAAAAACTGCTGGAGCAGGCGCGGGCGCTGGGGCGGGCCCCGCTGCGGAGCGAAGTGGAGGAGCCGCTCCGAAAAAAACTGATCGCACGTTGCGGATCCTGGAGAAATACGCTCTATCAGATCGGGCTGGAGCCGGTGGCCCATATCACGCCCTTTTCCGGGACCGTCCTGAGCAACACCAATAAAGGCACAAAGCGGCACCGCACGGTCCTGCACGAGTGCTATTATAAGGTGCTCAATCTGGATGAGCGGGCGAAGAGGGAGCTGGAGGAGGTGCGGCGGCTGGCGGAGAAGCTGGGGCGGCCTCCCAAGCGAAAGGAGGCGCCTGAGGCGCTGCGCAAGGACCTGCAAAAATGGTGCGGGTCGTGGTCCAACACGCTGTTTCAACTGGGCCTTCAGCCTGAAAAGAAAAAGACGTTCCAAGGGACGAAGGAGCCCCGGGAATAG
- a CDS encoding ATP-binding cassette domain-containing protein — protein sequence MNDIFSIERLTFYYPEQTKPAIEGLDLRVAQGEFLVLCGPSGCGKSTLLRQLKTVLAPHGHREGEILFEGKALDGLDQRTQSERIGFVLQSPENQVVTDKVWHELAFGLESLGYDTPTIRRRVAEMASFFGIQTWFYKNVTELSGGQKQLLNLASVMAMQPSVLILDEPTSQLDPIAASDFLATIGRINRELGTTVILTEHRLEDAFPLATRVAVMDRGRLLCTGTPEEVGGALKGAGHSMFLSMPTAMRVWAAVENAASCPVTVREGRDWLTGLAASRPLEPLPKERRHSYPEGAAIEAEDLWFKYEKELPDVVKGLSLRVGKGEFLALLGGNGTGKTTTLKLLAGLHKPYRGSVRTHGGVGVLPQNPQALFVKKTVREDLFEILRDRRMAREVQTARAAWAARLCRLEELLDRHPYDLSGGEQQRAALAKVLLLDPEILLMDEPTKGLDAEFKQVFAEILQALLRRGVTILMVSHDIEFCARYAHRCALFFDGGIVTEAAPRAFFSGNSFYTTSANRMARSLMPEAVTAEDIIAACGGELPPVPQLPEDDGPLPPPAERSPDKKPGPLPWWRKAIAAVSALVAAAAFLQALGITDLTALVGADGATALGAGYAGIYGALIVALFAFALAIGRRSRPPTVPVQVPRGKRRLSKRTVAAAVMILLLVPVTLFVGVYYLGNKKYYFIALLVLLECMAPFFLIFEGHKPQARELVIIAVLCAIGVAGRAAFFMLPQFKPVMALTIIAGVAFGGETGFLVGAVTMLTSNVMFSQGPWTPWQMFAMGIIGFLAGVLFRKGLLRRARMSLCVFGALAAILIYGGIMNPVSALMWASELNWKVLLVYYITGFPMDLVHASATFLFLWFAAEPMLEKLDRIKVKYGLIETETP from the coding sequence ATGAACGACATATTTTCGATTGAACGCCTGACCTTCTACTATCCGGAGCAGACAAAGCCGGCCATTGAAGGGCTGGACCTGCGGGTGGCGCAGGGGGAGTTCCTGGTGCTCTGCGGCCCCTCCGGGTGCGGAAAGTCCACGCTGCTGCGCCAGCTCAAGACGGTGCTGGCGCCCCACGGGCACCGGGAGGGTGAGATACTCTTCGAGGGGAAGGCGCTGGATGGCCTGGACCAGCGGACCCAGAGCGAGCGGATCGGATTCGTGCTGCAAAGCCCGGAAAACCAAGTGGTGACGGACAAGGTATGGCACGAACTGGCCTTCGGTCTGGAGAGCCTGGGCTACGACACGCCCACCATCCGGCGGCGGGTGGCGGAGATGGCGTCCTTTTTCGGTATCCAGACCTGGTTTTATAAAAATGTGACGGAGCTCTCCGGCGGCCAGAAACAGCTCCTGAATCTGGCGTCGGTGATGGCCATGCAGCCCAGCGTGCTCATCCTGGACGAGCCCACCAGCCAGCTCGACCCTATCGCCGCCTCGGACTTCCTGGCGACCATCGGGCGGATCAACCGGGAGCTTGGGACCACGGTGATCCTGACGGAGCACCGTCTGGAGGACGCCTTCCCGCTGGCGACCCGGGTGGCGGTGATGGACCGCGGCCGCCTGTTGTGCACGGGTACGCCGGAGGAGGTGGGCGGAGCCCTGAAGGGGGCGGGCCACTCCATGTTCCTGTCGATGCCCACGGCGATGCGCGTGTGGGCGGCGGTGGAGAACGCGGCATCCTGTCCCGTTACGGTGCGGGAGGGGCGGGACTGGCTCACAGGTCTGGCGGCCTCACGACCGCTGGAGCCTCTGCCCAAGGAGCGGCGGCACAGCTACCCCGAGGGCGCGGCCATCGAGGCGGAGGACCTGTGGTTCAAATACGAAAAGGAGTTGCCCGATGTGGTGAAGGGCCTGAGTCTGCGGGTCGGGAAGGGGGAATTCCTGGCCCTCCTGGGCGGCAACGGCACGGGCAAGACCACCACCCTCAAGCTGCTGGCGGGACTGCACAAGCCCTACCGGGGATCGGTCCGGACCCATGGGGGAGTGGGGGTACTGCCTCAGAACCCCCAGGCGCTGTTTGTGAAAAAGACGGTCCGGGAGGACCTGTTTGAGATCCTGAGGGACCGGCGCATGGCGCGGGAGGTCCAGACGGCCAGGGCGGCATGGGCGGCGCGGCTGTGCCGCCTGGAGGAGCTGCTGGACCGCCACCCCTACGACCTGTCCGGCGGCGAGCAGCAGCGGGCGGCGCTGGCAAAGGTGCTGCTGCTGGACCCTGAGATCCTGTTGATGGACGAGCCCACCAAGGGCCTGGACGCGGAGTTCAAGCAAGTGTTCGCCGAGATCCTCCAGGCGCTGCTCCGCCGGGGTGTGACCATCCTCATGGTGAGCCACGACATTGAGTTCTGTGCCAGGTACGCCCACCGCTGCGCCCTGTTCTTTGACGGCGGCATCGTTACGGAGGCCGCGCCCAGGGCGTTTTTCTCCGGCAACAGCTTTTACACCACCTCCGCAAACCGCATGGCGCGGAGCCTGATGCCGGAGGCGGTAACGGCGGAGGACATCATCGCCGCCTGCGGCGGTGAGCTGCCCCCTGTCCCCCAACTGCCGGAGGACGACGGGCCGCTGCCCCCTCCGGCGGAGAGGAGCCCGGACAAAAAGCCCGGACCGCTCCCCTGGTGGCGCAAGGCTATCGCGGCGGTCTCGGCCCTGGTGGCAGCGGCCGCCTTCCTGCAGGCGCTGGGGATCACCGACCTCACGGCCCTGGTGGGCGCGGACGGCGCCACCGCCCTGGGCGCCGGCTATGCCGGTATCTACGGGGCGCTGATCGTCGCCCTGTTCGCCTTCGCTCTGGCCATCGGCCGCCGCTCCAGGCCGCCGACGGTGCCGGTGCAGGTGCCGAGAGGGAAACGCCGGCTCTCCAAGCGCACCGTGGCGGCGGCGGTGATGATTCTGCTGCTTGTCCCCGTGACCCTGTTTGTGGGCGTCTACTATCTGGGCAACAAAAAATATTACTTCATCGCCTTGCTGGTCCTGCTGGAATGCATGGCGCCCTTTTTCCTCATCTTCGAGGGGCACAAGCCCCAGGCCAGGGAGCTTGTGATCATCGCCGTGCTCTGCGCCATCGGAGTGGCGGGGCGGGCGGCATTCTTCATGCTGCCCCAGTTCAAGCCCGTCATGGCGCTGACCATCATTGCGGGCGTGGCCTTCGGGGGGGAGACCGGGTTCCTGGTGGGCGCGGTGACCATGCTGACGTCCAACGTCATGTTCTCTCAGGGGCCGTGGACGCCCTGGCAGATGTTCGCCATGGGCATCATCGGGTTCCTGGCCGGCGTCCTGTTCCGCAAGGGGCTGCTGCGCCGGGCGCGGATGTCGCTGTGTGTCTTCGGCGCTCTGGCCGCCATCCTCATCTACGGCGGCATCATGAACCCGGTTTCGGCGCTCATGTGGGCCAGTGAGCTCAACTGGAAGGTCCTGCTGGTGTATTACATCACGGGCTTCCCCATGGACCTGGTCCACGCCTCCGCCACCTTCCTCTTTCTCTGGTTTGCCGCGGAGCCCATGCTGGAAAAGCTGGACCGCATCAAGGTCAAATACGGGCTGATAGAGACCGAGACGCCATGA
- a CDS encoding DUF2284 domain-containing protein, which translates to MREAYSVQTIETCVPVAEYLRTCVDVEKFLGFCRECGNYGRRWSCPPFEFDPLELWNRYDTLHLYARVLVPAPGADTDGLLGGMKAEKEGLLGQLLALERAGDGALLLSAGSCTLCGARCTRPDGAPCRCPEKMRYSIEALGGNVAETAERYLHKPLLWIEDGRMPDYLTLVCGLLTREEDE; encoded by the coding sequence ATGCGTGAGGCGTATTCCGTCCAGACCATCGAGACCTGCGTCCCCGTGGCGGAGTATCTGCGCACCTGTGTGGACGTGGAAAAATTCTTGGGCTTCTGTCGGGAGTGCGGCAATTACGGCCGCCGCTGGTCCTGCCCGCCCTTCGAATTTGACCCGCTGGAGCTCTGGAACCGATATGACACCCTCCATCTGTATGCCCGTGTGCTCGTCCCCGCGCCGGGAGCGGACACCGACGGGCTGCTCGGCGGCATGAAGGCGGAGAAGGAGGGGCTGCTGGGCCAACTACTTGCGCTGGAGCGCGCCGGGGACGGCGCTCTGCTCCTGTCCGCCGGGAGCTGCACCTTGTGCGGGGCGCGCTGCACCCGTCCGGACGGCGCGCCCTGCCGCTGCCCGGAAAAAATGCGCTATTCCATCGAGGCGCTGGGCGGCAACGTGGCCGAAACGGCGGAGCGCTACCTGCATAAGCCCCTGCTCTGGATCGAGGACGGCCGGATGCCGGACTACCTGACCCTGGTGTGCGGCTTGCTGACCCGGGAGGAGGACGAATGA